One Nitrospira sp. DNA window includes the following coding sequences:
- a CDS encoding Succinate dehydrogenase iron-sulfur protein, with the protein MRLTFTIRRFNPETDRHPHEEDYRLDIGRGMTILEALIRIKNELDGSLSLRYSCRSAICGSCAMRINGTEKLACRTSIRKEFERHGRISIEPLPNLPLIKDLVVDMAPFWEKVRSVTPWLTPVIHPTRRYGPSGQLRLLPETYQFHNVDACIMCGACVAACTSHEVSPGFLGPAALAKAARFVADPREPAASKQTRLTALQEEHGIWDCTRCNMCVQVCPKDVRPMEAIIRLRRSAIQHGLVSTEGARHITGFVDLIRHEGRLNEALMPLKVVGTNVRRLLHVLPLGIRMWLKGKVPSPFGQRIPGIEQVRAIFAGRPRV; encoded by the coding sequence ATGCGTCTCACCTTCACCATCCGGCGCTTCAACCCCGAAACAGACCGCCACCCCCATGAGGAAGACTACCGCCTAGATATCGGCCGGGGCATGACGATCCTCGAGGCCTTGATCCGCATCAAGAACGAACTCGACGGCAGTTTATCCCTGCGTTACTCTTGTCGTTCCGCCATCTGCGGCTCCTGCGCCATGCGGATCAACGGCACGGAGAAACTGGCCTGCCGCACCTCGATCCGCAAAGAATTCGAACGCCACGGCAGGATCTCGATCGAACCGTTACCCAATCTCCCGCTCATCAAGGATCTGGTCGTGGACATGGCCCCCTTCTGGGAGAAGGTCCGTTCCGTCACCCCCTGGCTGACCCCGGTCATCCATCCCACCAGACGGTACGGCCCATCGGGGCAGCTGCGGCTGCTTCCGGAGACCTACCAATTTCACAATGTGGATGCCTGCATCATGTGCGGGGCCTGCGTGGCGGCCTGCACCTCGCATGAAGTCTCGCCAGGCTTTCTCGGTCCTGCGGCGCTCGCGAAGGCGGCACGGTTCGTCGCGGATCCCCGTGAGCCTGCCGCTTCCAAACAGACGAGATTGACCGCCCTTCAAGAAGAACACGGCATCTGGGACTGCACACGTTGCAACATGTGCGTCCAAGTCTGTCCCAAAGATGTCCGGCCGATGGAGGCGATCATTCGTCTGCGCCGTTCCGCCATCCAACATGGCTTAGTCTCCACCGAAGGGGCCCGCCACATCACCGGCTTCGTCGATCTCATCAGGCACGAAGGACGGCTCAATGAGGCGTTGATGCCGTTGAAGGTCGTCGGGACGAATGTTCGACGGCTGTTGCATGTGTTGCCGTTGGGCATACGCATGTGGCTCAAAGGCAAGGTTCCGTCTCCGTTCGGGCAGCGCATCCCCGGTATCGAGCAGGTCCGCGCAATCTTCGCCGGCCGTCCCCGTGTCTGA
- a CDS encoding Type I restriction-modification system, specificity subunit S, whose protein sequence is MTSQWCETTLGEICDKVGGIIQTGPFGSQLHESDYSQEGTPVVMPKDIIEGRIITDSVARIASEHVERLSRHKLKPGDIVYGRRGDIGRQALIRKEQDGWLCGTGCLRLSLSNTVIEPLFLHYYLRQESVISWISNQAVGATLPNLNTSILRSVPVRVPPLPVQRHLAGILSAYDQLIENNQRRIKILEEMARSLYREWFVHFRFPGHDKVKMVPSPLGPIPQAWGVKRLCEIASVNRTQINPRNPPERVLYIDISSVSPGQINSLQMYTFAEAPGRARRIVQHGDIIWSCVRPNRRSHALLLQPEPNTVASTGFAVLTATKVPFTFLYLSTTTDDFVNFLANNATGAAYPAVTAKTFEDAVLLIPPALLLKKFGEATIPMAEQIHVLQFQIQNLRRTRDLLLPRLLSGQIPLAG, encoded by the coding sequence GTGACGAGCCAGTGGTGTGAAACGACTTTAGGCGAAATCTGCGACAAAGTTGGTGGCATCATCCAAACAGGCCCATTTGGCTCACAGCTTCACGAGTCTGACTATTCACAGGAAGGCACACCCGTCGTGATGCCAAAGGACATTATCGAGGGACGTATCATTACAGATAGTGTTGCGCGAATTGCATCTGAACACGTCGAACGGCTTTCCAGGCATAAGCTTAAACCAGGCGACATTGTGTATGGCAGGCGAGGCGACATCGGGCGGCAAGCATTAATTCGCAAGGAACAAGACGGATGGCTATGCGGCACAGGTTGCCTTCGTCTTAGTCTTAGCAACACGGTCATTGAGCCGCTTTTCCTTCACTACTACCTGCGGCAAGAGTCCGTCATCAGTTGGATTTCCAATCAGGCTGTCGGGGCAACGCTGCCAAATCTCAATACCAGCATTCTTAGGAGCGTTCCAGTTCGGGTGCCTCCGCTTCCGGTCCAACGCCACCTCGCAGGCATCCTGTCAGCCTATGATCAGCTGATCGAGAACAACCAGCGGCGCATCAAGATTCTGGAAGAGATGGCCAGATCTCTCTACCGCGAGTGGTTCGTCCACTTCCGCTTTCCCGGCCACGACAAAGTCAAAATGGTTCCCTCTCCCCTCGGACCGATTCCACAAGCCTGGGGGGTGAAGAGGCTTTGCGAAATTGCCTCTGTGAATCGTACACAGATTAACCCACGTAACCCTCCAGAAAGGGTACTCTACATCGATATCTCATCCGTCAGTCCTGGTCAGATCAATTCGCTCCAAATGTACACATTCGCTGAAGCACCAGGGCGAGCCCGGCGTATTGTCCAGCATGGAGACATCATATGGTCTTGTGTCCGACCAAACCGCCGATCTCATGCTTTGTTGTTGCAGCCAGAGCCAAACACGGTCGCCTCCACTGGCTTTGCCGTACTCACTGCGACTAAGGTACCGTTTACCTTTCTCTATCTCTCGACAACAACCGACGATTTTGTCAACTTCCTCGCGAACAACGCTACTGGGGCCGCCTATCCCGCCGTCACTGCCAAGACATTTGAGGATGCCGTGCTGCTCATTCCGCCTGCACTACTCTTAAAGAAGTTCGGGGAGGCGACCATACCAATGGCTGAGCAGATCCATGTCCTTCAGTTCCAAATCCAAAACCTCCGCCGCACCCGCGACCTGCTACTCCCTCGGCTGCTGTCCGGACAAATCCCTCTAGCCGGTTGA
- a CDS encoding putative MFS-type transporter yields MVNGATTATKPRWGILGLLFAISVVTYMDRVNISVTARQMMPAYGLTDQDMGYIFSAFVFGYALCQIPGGWLGDRWGASLVLTVALLWWSLFTALTALAATLPLAAMVGTVGALILVRFLLGVGEAVALPNFNRAVADWIPPAQRGLGIGIAIGGIGVGAAITPPLASWIMVNYRWQTVFYLSALVGILVAALWVLGSRDGSVGGKSSSIASRAAVPWKRLFRSRTLRWLVASYACLGYVAYIYMSWFYLYLVNVRGIDLLRGGWLAATPFLAILVFCPLGGWITDRLVPTAGLTKARMTVGLVGMVVAGGLIALGAWADSQALAIGCLSLGAGWLYFTVGAYWSVTTDLSKTHAGTLSGVMNMGANVGGAVSPSLTPWLADQWGWTASLLVAALIAICGGAMWVKIDAEEGLRE; encoded by the coding sequence ATGGTGAACGGGGCGACAACGGCGACGAAACCGAGATGGGGCATCCTCGGCCTCCTGTTCGCGATCAGCGTGGTGACCTACATGGACCGGGTCAACATCTCCGTCACGGCGCGGCAGATGATGCCCGCCTATGGGTTGACCGACCAGGACATGGGGTACATTTTTTCCGCCTTCGTCTTCGGCTATGCCCTCTGTCAGATTCCCGGCGGCTGGCTGGGGGATCGTTGGGGGGCCAGCCTGGTGTTGACGGTCGCGTTGCTCTGGTGGTCGCTGTTCACCGCCCTGACGGCGCTGGCCGCGACCCTGCCCCTGGCCGCGATGGTCGGGACGGTGGGCGCTCTCATCCTGGTGCGGTTTCTCCTCGGCGTGGGAGAAGCCGTGGCCCTGCCGAATTTCAATCGGGCCGTCGCCGATTGGATCCCCCCCGCGCAACGAGGCCTCGGGATCGGCATCGCGATCGGCGGTATCGGGGTGGGGGCCGCGATCACGCCTCCCCTCGCCTCCTGGATCATGGTGAACTACCGATGGCAGACGGTGTTCTACCTCTCGGCCCTGGTGGGAATCCTGGTGGCGGCCTTGTGGGTACTCGGTTCGCGGGACGGCTCGGTCGGCGGCAAGAGTTCATCAATCGCCTCGCGCGCCGCCGTCCCTTGGAAGCGCTTGTTCCGGTCACGTACTCTGCGTTGGTTGGTAGCGAGTTACGCCTGCCTCGGTTACGTGGCCTACATTTACATGTCCTGGTTCTATCTCTACCTGGTGAACGTGCGGGGGATCGATCTGTTGCGAGGGGGGTGGCTGGCAGCCACGCCGTTTCTGGCGATTCTCGTCTTCTGCCCACTCGGAGGCTGGATCACGGATCGCCTGGTCCCGACCGCCGGCTTGACCAAGGCGAGGATGACGGTCGGCCTGGTCGGCATGGTGGTGGCCGGAGGGCTGATCGCGCTCGGGGCCTGGGCCGACTCGCAGGCCCTGGCCATCGGTTGTCTGTCGCTCGGAGCCGGCTGGCTCTACTTCACGGTCGGCGCCTATTGGAGCGTGACGACCGACCTGTCCAAAACCCATGCGGGAACTCTATCGGGCGTCATGAATATGGGGGCCAATGTGGGAGGCGCCGTTTCGCCCAGCTTGACCCCCTGGCTGGCCGATCAATGGGGCTGGACCGCCTCGTTGCTGGTTGCGGCGCTGATCGCGATCTGCGGCGGAGCGATGTGGGTGAAGATCGATGCGGAGGAGGGATTGCGGGAGTGA
- a CDS encoding Peptidyl-prolyl cis-trans isomerase encodes MTMQFQKKDPRATIITKFGEIKIRFYPDDAPRHVENFINLAKMGFYDDTTFHRVVPGFIIQGGDPLSKNPDRLLHGSGGPGYFLNPEPNDRPHKRGAISMAKMPRDGSSTRDFNDNGSQFFICLDDNSGLDRRYSIFGEIFRGIEIIDLIAKLPRDERDNPLEPIRMKVTVKE; translated from the coding sequence ATGACGATGCAATTTCAGAAAAAAGATCCGCGCGCCACCATCATCACCAAGTTCGGCGAGATCAAGATCCGGTTTTACCCGGACGATGCGCCGCGCCATGTGGAGAACTTCATCAACCTGGCCAAGATGGGGTTTTACGACGACACCACGTTTCATCGCGTCGTGCCGGGCTTCATCATCCAGGGCGGCGATCCCTTGAGCAAGAACCCGGACCGTTTGCTGCACGGGTCCGGCGGCCCCGGTTATTTCCTCAACCCGGAACCCAATGATCGTCCCCACAAACGCGGGGCGATTTCCATGGCGAAGATGCCGCGCGACGGGAGCAGCACCCGCGACTTCAACGACAACGGCTCGCAGTTTTTCATCTGCCTCGATGACAACAGCGGGCTCGATCGCCGCTATTCGATCTTCGGGGAAATTTTCCGGGGCATCGAAATCATCGACCTGATTGCGAAGCTGCCCCGCGATGAGCGCGACAATCCGCTGGAACCGATTCGCATGAAGGTGACGGTGAAGGAATAG
- a CDS encoding AbrB/MazE/SpoVT family DNA-binding domain-containing protein, translating to MKARVVRIGNSQGIRIPKSVIEQCHLHGDVDLEIQHGQLIIRSASKPRAGWRQAFEQMHRHGDDHLLDQESAAMSTWDRSEWTW from the coding sequence ATGAAAGCTCGTGTTGTGCGAATCGGCAATTCCCAGGGCATCCGGATTCCGAAATCTGTCATTGAACAGTGCCACCTGCACGGAGACGTCGATCTGGAAATTCAGCACGGACAATTGATCATTCGCTCCGCATCCAAACCGCGCGCCGGTTGGCGTCAAGCATTTGAGCAGATGCATCGCCACGGGGACGATCACCTGCTGGATCAGGAATCTGCAGCGATGTCCACATGGGATCGGAGCGAGTGGACATGGTAG
- a CDS encoding Death on curing protein, Doc toxin gives MSRFDVFLVRLDPTQGREIRKTRPCLIISPDEMNQHIDTVIIAPMTTKGRPYPTRVPLRFKGKSGQVVLDQIRTVDKSRLVKRVGKIDDMIRSQVLTLLAELFAP, from the coding sequence GTGTCCCGCTTCGATGTCTTTCTCGTGCGCCTCGATCCCACACAAGGACGTGAGATCCGCAAGACCCGCCCCTGTCTCATCATTTCTCCGGATGAAATGAATCAGCACATCGACACGGTCATCATCGCTCCCATGACGACGAAAGGCCGCCCCTACCCGACTCGTGTCCCGCTTCGATTCAAAGGTAAGTCCGGGCAAGTCGTGCTGGATCAAATCCGGACTGTGGACAAAAGCCGTCTTGTGAAGCGTGTGGGGAAAATCGACGACATGATACGCTCGCAAGTCCTCACCCTGCTTGCCGAACTCTTTGCCCCGTAA
- a CDS encoding Type I restriction-modification system, DNA-methyltransferase subunit M encodes MQWIAPSEKDTATDALEKRLWDAADQLRANSGLTSAQYSTPVLGLIFLRFADVRFAKIRAGLEKMASSSRRGSRVDEPSAYHAEGVLYLAPNARFEKLLYLPEGSNAGKAINEAMRDIEKHNPQLAGVLPKTYEVFAGTLLKELLKRVSEIPATMDYDAFGRIYEYFLGEFARTEGQKGGEFYTPSGIVRLLVEVLEPYHGRILDPACGSGGMFVQSARFVAEHKKNPSSELAIHGQEKVAATVALCRMNLAMHGLEGDIKEAITYYDDLHNSTGKFDFVLANPPFNVNAVDKERLEAEVGKGRRYPFGLPRTDNANYLWIQLFYSTLNQTGRAGFVMANSASDARSSEQELRKQLIEARAVDVMVAVGPNMFYTVTLPCTLWFLDKGKQNTPRADKVLFLDARHIYRQVDRAHRDWTEGQIGFLANLVRLYRGEEPDFTLGGPEAEAKLKEVFGKKLRYADVPGLCKTATIKEMEAQGWSLNPGRYVGVAPGEEVSDEDFKEQLETLNEELEVLNVQARKLEQIIAQNVAEILEA; translated from the coding sequence ATGCAGTGGATTGCCCCATCGGAAAAAGACACTGCGACGGACGCGCTGGAAAAACGTCTGTGGGATGCGGCCGATCAGCTGCGGGCCAATAGCGGCCTGACCTCGGCGCAATATTCCACCCCGGTCCTGGGCCTCATCTTCCTTCGCTTCGCCGACGTGCGCTTTGCCAAAATCAGGGCCGGCCTGGAAAAGATGGCGTCCTCGTCACGGCGTGGCTCACGCGTGGACGAACCATCCGCCTACCATGCCGAAGGGGTGCTCTATCTAGCCCCCAACGCCCGCTTCGAAAAGCTCCTCTATCTGCCGGAAGGCAGCAATGCCGGCAAGGCGATCAATGAAGCCATGCGCGACATTGAAAAGCACAATCCCCAGCTTGCCGGAGTGCTTCCCAAGACCTATGAAGTCTTTGCCGGCACGTTGTTGAAGGAACTGCTCAAGCGCGTGTCCGAAATCCCGGCGACCATGGACTACGACGCCTTCGGCCGCATCTACGAATACTTTCTCGGCGAATTCGCCAGGACGGAAGGGCAGAAGGGCGGGGAATTCTACACGCCTTCCGGCATCGTGCGTTTGCTGGTTGAAGTGCTGGAGCCCTACCATGGCCGCATTCTGGACCCGGCCTGCGGCTCCGGCGGCATGTTCGTCCAAAGCGCCCGTTTCGTAGCCGAGCATAAAAAGAACCCGTCTTCGGAACTCGCTATTCATGGGCAGGAAAAGGTCGCGGCCACCGTCGCCCTCTGCCGCATGAACCTGGCCATGCACGGCCTCGAAGGGGATATCAAAGAAGCCATCACCTACTACGACGATCTGCACAACAGCACCGGCAAGTTCGACTTCGTTCTCGCCAATCCGCCGTTCAACGTGAACGCCGTCGATAAGGAGCGGCTCGAAGCCGAGGTCGGCAAAGGCCGCCGGTATCCCTTTGGTCTGCCGCGCACGGACAACGCGAACTACCTTTGGATTCAGCTCTTTTATTCCACGTTAAACCAGACCGGGCGAGCCGGGTTCGTCATGGCGAACAGCGCCTCCGATGCCCGCTCCTCCGAGCAGGAACTCCGCAAGCAGCTCATCGAAGCCCGGGCGGTGGACGTCATGGTTGCCGTCGGGCCGAACATGTTTTACACGGTCACATTGCCATGCACGCTGTGGTTTCTGGATAAAGGAAAGCAGAACACGCCGAGAGCCGACAAAGTGCTCTTTCTCGATGCGCGACACATCTATCGCCAAGTGGATCGGGCGCACCGCGACTGGACCGAAGGCCAGATCGGATTCTTGGCCAACCTGGTGCGGCTCTACCGGGGCGAGGAACCGGACTTCACCCTAGGCGGGCCTGAGGCGGAAGCCAAGCTCAAAGAAGTGTTCGGCAAAAAGCTCAGGTACGCCGACGTGCCGGGGCTGTGCAAGACGGCCACGATTAAAGAGATGGAAGCCCAAGGCTGGAGTCTCAACCCTGGTCGTTACGTTGGCGTGGCTCCAGGCGAGGAAGTCAGCGACGAGGACTTCAAGGAACAGCTTGAAACGCTGAATGAAGAACTCGAAGTCCTGAACGTCCAAGCTCGTAAGCTTGAACAGATCATTGCCCAGAATGTGGCGGAGATTTTAGAAGCGTGA
- a CDS encoding Type I restriction-modification system, restriction subunit R, whose protein sequence is MQLLATLGWQVLSAAEETFGLGGTFGRETKGETVLLPRLRTSLERLNPSLPPEALSQAIDQLTRDRSAMSLAAANREVYGLLKDGIEVTVADAASGGQEPKRVRVIDWENPAANGFLLVSQFSVTGSLYTRRPDLVGFVNGLPLVVIELKKPGVPAQQAFDDNLTCYKADIPQLFWFNGLTIASNGTESRVGSLTADWERFFEWKRIEREDEPRRVSLEVMLRGTCEPSRLLDLLENFSLFSEHKAGLVKVLGQNHQFLGVNNAIAATLAARKQGHGRGGVFWQTQGSGKSFSMVFFAQKILRKIPGNWTFVVVTDRVELDDQIAKTFKACGAVSETESDRCHAQSGAQLRQLLGENHRYVFTLIHKFQTPDLLCDRSDVIVLTDEAHRSQYDTLALNMRAALPHALFLAFTGTPLIAGEERTREVFGDYVSIYDFQQSVEDGATVPLFYENRTPELRLENPNLNDDIYNLIEAAGLDEEQEKRLERELGRQYQLLTRDDRLETIAKDIVQHFLGRGFQGKAMVISIDKATALRMHDKVRAHWKSEEKRVEQELTRLTTYGAKAADPDRIRELRARLEVIRTTDMAVVVSAAQNEIADMKKLGLDIAPHRKRMNDDGLDEKFKEAKDPLRTVFVCAMWLTGFDAPSCSTIYLDKPMRNHTLMQTIARANRVFPGKHSGLIVDYANVFASLEKALAIYAKGRGGEQPIRDKQKLVENLRQAIAEAEAFCLAHGVNLAEIEQTLAGTLERLTKIAEAVECLISPDALRKDFLGHEGWVRTLFRTVKPDPSVLECASRVACLTTIAETIRERTGEGPADISAVMADLNKILDASVAADGFHIPQGKPGHGVIDLTKIDFEALAKRFGKSKTKNIDLEQLKAAVRSQLDTLVRLNRTRADYLTKFEELIESYNAGSRNIEELFKELLALSRSLNDEQERHVRERLSEEELVVFDILTRPAPQLSTKERAEVKKVARDMLQKLKQLLVLNWRQKASARSQIKLAIEDLLDQGLPRAYTPDLYKQKCSAVFEHFYEAYGDRGASIYPTMR, encoded by the coding sequence ATGCAGCTTCTCGCAACCTTGGGCTGGCAGGTTCTCTCCGCTGCCGAGGAGACTTTTGGTCTGGGCGGCACGTTCGGTCGAGAGACCAAGGGGGAAACGGTCCTTCTTCCTCGTCTCCGTACCTCCCTCGAACGCCTCAACCCTTCACTCCCACCAGAAGCGCTCTCGCAAGCCATCGACCAATTGACCCGCGACCGATCGGCGATGAGCCTGGCGGCGGCGAATCGGGAAGTGTACGGGCTGCTCAAAGACGGCATTGAGGTGACTGTTGCGGATGCCGCGAGCGGCGGCCAGGAGCCGAAGCGGGTCCGCGTGATCGATTGGGAGAATCCTGCCGCCAATGGCTTCCTGTTGGTAAGCCAGTTCAGCGTGACGGGGTCACTCTACACTCGTCGGCCTGATCTCGTCGGATTCGTGAATGGGCTGCCTCTCGTCGTCATCGAGCTGAAGAAGCCGGGCGTTCCTGCCCAGCAGGCTTTCGACGACAACCTGACCTGCTACAAAGCCGACATTCCCCAGCTCTTCTGGTTCAACGGCCTGACGATTGCTTCTAATGGCACGGAGAGCCGTGTGGGGTCGCTCACCGCTGACTGGGAACGGTTCTTCGAGTGGAAGCGGATCGAGCGCGAGGATGAACCCCGCCGCGTATCGCTCGAAGTGATGCTACGAGGGACCTGCGAACCTTCGCGCCTGCTCGATCTGCTCGAAAACTTCAGCCTCTTCTCCGAGCACAAGGCGGGGCTGGTCAAAGTGCTGGGGCAGAACCACCAATTCCTCGGCGTCAACAATGCCATTGCAGCGACATTGGCTGCTCGAAAGCAGGGCCATGGTCGGGGAGGCGTGTTCTGGCAGACACAGGGTTCCGGCAAGAGCTTCTCGATGGTGTTCTTCGCGCAGAAGATCCTCCGCAAGATTCCCGGCAATTGGACCTTTGTGGTGGTGACGGATCGCGTCGAGTTGGACGATCAGATTGCCAAGACCTTCAAGGCCTGTGGCGCGGTCAGCGAGACGGAAAGCGATCGGTGCCATGCGCAAAGCGGAGCACAGCTGCGGCAGTTGCTCGGTGAGAACCATCGCTATGTTTTTACGCTCATTCACAAGTTCCAGACTCCTGATCTGCTGTGCGACCGGTCCGATGTCATCGTCCTGACCGACGAAGCGCACCGGAGCCAATACGACACGCTGGCGCTGAATATGCGTGCGGCCTTGCCTCATGCGCTCTTTTTAGCTTTCACCGGCACGCCTTTAATCGCAGGTGAGGAGCGGACCCGCGAGGTGTTCGGTGACTATGTCTCTATCTATGACTTCCAGCAATCGGTTGAAGATGGCGCGACCGTACCCCTGTTCTATGAAAACCGGACGCCCGAACTCCGCTTGGAGAATCCGAACCTCAACGACGATATTTACAACCTGATCGAAGCCGCCGGGCTGGATGAAGAACAGGAGAAACGGCTGGAGCGAGAACTGGGGCGACAATATCAATTGCTCACACGCGATGACCGGCTTGAGACTATCGCGAAAGACATTGTCCAGCACTTCCTCGGACGCGGCTTTCAAGGCAAGGCGATGGTCATTTCCATCGACAAGGCGACAGCCCTGCGGATGCACGACAAGGTCCGGGCGCACTGGAAGTCCGAAGAGAAACGAGTTGAGCAGGAGTTGACCAGGCTGACAACCTACGGGGCCAAGGCTGCCGATCCCGATCGCATCCGGGAACTCCGCGCTCGTTTGGAGGTCATCCGGACGACCGACATGGCCGTGGTCGTCTCGGCTGCGCAGAACGAAATTGCGGATATGAAGAAACTGGGCCTCGACATTGCGCCGCACCGGAAGCGAATGAATGATGACGGGCTAGACGAGAAGTTCAAGGAAGCGAAAGACCCGTTGCGCACGGTGTTCGTCTGCGCGATGTGGTTGACCGGTTTCGATGCGCCGAGCTGCTCGACGATTTATCTCGATAAGCCGATGCGGAACCACACGCTGATGCAGACCATCGCGCGAGCCAATCGCGTATTCCCCGGCAAGCACAGCGGCCTCATCGTGGACTACGCGAACGTCTTTGCCTCGCTGGAGAAGGCGCTGGCGATCTATGCCAAAGGTCGTGGTGGGGAGCAGCCCATCCGGGACAAGCAGAAGCTCGTGGAAAACCTCCGCCAGGCGATCGCCGAAGCGGAAGCTTTCTGCCTGGCGCACGGAGTCAATTTGGCAGAGATTGAACAGACTCTAGCGGGGACCCTTGAGCGGCTGACGAAGATTGCCGAGGCGGTCGAATGCCTGATTTCTCCGGACGCCCTCCGCAAAGATTTTCTTGGTCACGAGGGTTGGGTGCGGACGCTCTTCCGGACTGTGAAGCCCGATCCCTCTGTGCTGGAGTGTGCCTCGCGCGTGGCCTGCCTGACGACCATAGCCGAGACCATCCGTGAACGAACGGGCGAGGGACCGGCGGACATCTCAGCCGTGATGGCCGACCTGAATAAGATTCTGGATGCTTCCGTGGCCGCCGACGGCTTTCACATTCCCCAGGGAAAACCTGGCCATGGCGTGATCGATCTGACGAAGATCGACTTCGAAGCCCTAGCAAAACGTTTTGGAAAGTCCAAAACCAAGAATATCGATCTGGAGCAACTGAAAGCGGCGGTCCGTTCCCAACTGGACACACTCGTTCGCCTGAACCGGACCAGGGCCGACTATCTCACCAAATTTGAAGAGCTGATCGAATCCTACAATGCGGGGAGCCGGAATATAGAAGAACTCTTCAAGGAACTCTTGGCACTCAGCCGTAGTTTGAACGACGAACAGGAACGGCACGTCAGAGAGCGTCTGTCCGAAGAAGAACTCGTGGTGTTCGATATTCTGACGCGCCCCGCGCCGCAGTTGAGTACAAAAGAACGTGCTGAGGTGAAGAAGGTCGCCCGGGATATGCTGCAGAAGTTAAAGCAGCTTCTGGTGTTGAACTGGCGTCAGAAGGCCTCGGCCCGCTCGCAGATCAAGCTCGCCATCGAAGATCTCCTAGACCAGGGGCTTCCGCGTGCTTATACCCCTGATTTGTATAAACAGAAGTGCTCTGCGGTGTTCGAACACTTCTACGAAGCCTACGGAGATCGAGGAGCGAGTATTTATCCAACAATGCGGTGA
- a CDS encoding Xaa-Pro aminopeptidase: MTHSTAQTDHPDQTAVLFVAASETDSNLYYATRFIAPDPFIYLELKGERLMIMSDLEMDRARHQATVDRVLSYSELERRAKVQGMKDPGTIDVIHLVLQDSGLTDILVPSTFPFLHASRLEELGYRLRTKREPFYEHRVVKSEEEVRHIEAVQRATETAVAAAHQSLRRAEIRGDQLWLDGEVLTSERIKKLINVKLMECECVAQHTIVAGGEQACDPHDEGSGPLPAHRSIIFDVFPRSASTRYFADMSRTVVRGRPSQELKRLYHAVKDAQEEAITKIRDGADGAVIHQGICDRFEKAGYKTGLVNGRMQGYFHGTGHGVGLDIHEAPRISRTGSLLQEGHVVTVEPGLYYPGLGAARIEDMVLVTKDGCRNLTNYPKVFELD; this comes from the coding sequence ATGACCCACTCCACCGCACAAACCGACCATCCCGACCAGACCGCCGTGCTCTTCGTGGCGGCGAGCGAAACAGACTCGAATCTGTATTACGCCACGCGGTTCATCGCCCCCGATCCCTTCATCTATCTCGAACTGAAGGGCGAACGGCTGATGATCATGAGCGACCTGGAAATGGATCGGGCGCGCCACCAGGCGACGGTCGATCGCGTGTTGTCCTATTCCGAGCTGGAGCGGCGCGCCAAGGTGCAGGGGATGAAGGATCCCGGCACGATCGACGTGATTCACCTGGTGCTTCAAGACAGCGGCCTGACGGACATCCTGGTCCCCTCGACCTTTCCCTTTCTCCATGCGAGCCGGCTGGAGGAACTCGGCTACAGGCTGCGCACCAAACGCGAGCCGTTTTACGAACACCGTGTCGTCAAATCCGAGGAAGAGGTCCGGCACATTGAAGCGGTGCAACGGGCCACCGAAACGGCGGTCGCCGCCGCGCACCAGAGTCTTCGTCGCGCCGAGATTCGCGGCGACCAGCTCTGGCTGGACGGGGAGGTCCTCACGTCGGAACGCATCAAGAAACTGATCAACGTGAAACTGATGGAATGCGAATGCGTCGCGCAACATACCATCGTGGCGGGCGGGGAACAGGCCTGCGATCCTCACGACGAAGGCAGCGGGCCGCTGCCGGCCCATCGCAGCATCATTTTCGACGTCTTTCCGCGGTCGGCTTCAACGCGTTACTTCGCCGACATGTCCCGCACGGTGGTGCGCGGCAGGCCCTCTCAGGAGTTGAAGCGGCTCTATCATGCCGTCAAGGATGCCCAGGAAGAAGCGATCACCAAGATCCGCGACGGCGCCGACGGGGCGGTGATCCATCAAGGCATCTGCGACCGGTTTGAGAAGGCCGGCTATAAGACCGGCCTCGTCAACGGCCGCATGCAAGGTTACTTTCACGGCACCGGCCATGGCGTCGGATTGGACATCCATGAAGCGCCCCGCATCAGCCGGACCGGCTCGTTGCTCCAGGAAGGGCACGTGGTCACGGTCGAACCGGGACTCTATTACCCCGGGCTCGGCGCGGCGCGCATCGAAGACATGGTGCTGGTGACGAAGGACGGTTGCCGGAACCTGACGAATTATCCGAAAGTGTTCGAACTGGACTGA